ACCATTTGAGGATACAACACTGCTTGAGCTCATGATACATGATCTGTATTGCTACTCATAATTTAACAGTTATTGAAATGTAGCCTAACAGAACTGTAAATTTAACATGAGAGTAGTAAGAACCATCATTTCCATCAGAATCTCTGAAATGCTTCACAATGAAAGCAGTTTTTTAGATGGTTaaccatgcttttttttcctttaatagttttccaagatgaaatattttctaaggTGTTACAGTTTGCTGATTTAACTTTTAATAATTCAGTAATGAACAACTTCCTGATTTCCCTttataaaagcaaaaacattAGTGCCTAACAGTAGAGAATACTGAGCAGAATAAAACAGAGCATAATGTTAGAACACTGAtctaaaaataacacatttaaataACACCTTCGTGAATTATCTTTATCTGAGTACATATAGTAAATATGCTAAAACTGTTTTGCCTGAAAATTACTGTCTTCTGGTTTGCTTATTCTGCACTAAATGAAGGGCTCCattcttcttttaatttgaaGTGAGTAGTATTTTAATTCCCAAGAATTCCCTATATCAGAGGGATTACACTGTGTGAAGAAAGATAGAAGACAAACTGGCTtctggttaagaaaaaaaaaaaaaggcccaggGACATCACACAATGAGGAATCCCAAAATGTGCCAGTAGGAACAATAAATGTATGTTAGTGAAGATTAGATCAATCAGTGCGCAGACCACAGTGTATTATTTTCAGTATTGGCATTTCAGTATGAAAACATTGATGTTCAGTCCACAAATGAACCCAGGATATACACACCCACAGAACCAACTGTATACACCAATAAACGATGCTCTGTGACACTGCTAATCTTTTGCTACatcaccaaagaaaagaaaatccatactTTGAGAAGTGTTACTGAACATAGACACATCTGATTAAATATTTCCCTTTCAGAAAGCAATCAATTTTCTTaggacatgaagaaaaaaaaggtatcttcAAATATATACTTCTGAAGTTTGTCTGAAAACCGTttatcattttttccccccaaaaaatctggCAACCTTTTTCTTGTGATGAGTTGCATAAAATATGCAatctgtgaggtgggagctgggaccCACGCACGAAGGTGAATGCCCAAAACACTAGCTTACAGAACTGCGTTCTTTCCTCTCCTGGAACAGAtgcattgttaattatttttttccaaaccaacTCAAATTCAACAGGAAGAGTAATGCATGCCTCTCATTCCCAGCATGTACCGCTATCTACACCCAAAGAAAGGTTCCTCGGAGTGTACTCACTTGGCATTTGTTTGACCTTCTCAGACTGGTAACAGCCAGATGAGAGTTCTCACTGCTAAGCCATGGTATCAAAGATGAGACTCATTGttactgttgttttaaaaaggaaagcaattttgTTCAGCTCCTCATTCAAAAGTATCATTTAAGTTACATCAGGCTTATGTTGAGAGCATTTAATACATGCTAGCCATTCACATTGTATGTGGTTTtgattaaaagaacattttaaaccttgagactgaatttattttccattctaaTTTAGAAGATTGATTTGGACGTACTGCATTTCTGAATAAAAGTAAAAGTAATGTACCTGGTTAACTTAATTATGTTTATTTGGCACTAATAGTTAATgatcaaggaaaggaaaaatagaggAATGGCAGTTCATTAAAAGAATTCGTGCTGACTGAGGACTAATTATCAAGTAATTATTTGACAGTCATGGAAGATGACTGTTAAAAAGCAAGTCCTTCATAACTATTTGTAACCATTTGAGATTAGCacgtatttttccttttaaaaaatggtgcTATTCTCCTTTTTGGATTGAACATGTACACTGCCTTTAATCTATTTTATTGGAGATATGTATATGAAGAACAGAGATTTAGGTGTGTATTaaggaacaaagaaacaaagacttTCTTTGAGAAGAGGATGCTTTTCTGAATTATGTAGAAGCATATATcagaagatttgttttaaaatggacCTTTACGTCTGTATCGGGGGATTTGCCAAACCTGGACCTGAATTTACCAGGATTTATGAACCAGGAAAAGCAATTGCATTGCTGTTTTGTGTAGATTTTTGAATAATTTACCCTTCTGAAATAGCCATGCTAGGTTTGGATGTACTGAGTACAGTACTTAGTTCACTCTTGGACAGTGAAGGCATTCTTGAAATGTAATCCTTGCCTTCCAGATTTAACTAAAACCCATACATGCAATTAGATGATAACCACAGTATTCATGAGATTGACAATGCTGTGTTCACCTGTGTCACATTTGATACTCATGGATTTCTTAGTGTGTCTACTGAGAGAGTCTGGAGAATTTCTTAGAGGAAAAACCCCTCACAGATTTTCCTAATCCAAATGTAAGCATATAGTATAAATCATGTAGCTATACAGCCTCCCTGTGTGATGCACTAAAAACCCAGAGCTGAgtcacagtatcatagaatcatagaatggttagaattggaagggaccttaaagatcatctagttccaacccccctgtcacgggcagggacacctcctactagagcagggtgctcaaagccccatccagcctggccttgaacacttccagggatggggcgtgaGGACTGAGGGAACTTTTCTGCTTATTGGCTAAAGCCAGGAAAAATAAGCCTACAGGGAATAACCTGAGGCAGTGGGAAGATGTCTACAAAACTAACATGATTAGAattagaaaactgaagaaaaaacacccacattaatttagaaatacattattttttcattgaatCAAGATTCTTCATTTTGTGTGTGCTCTATTGGCTAGATATCATCCAGGAAAGTCTGGTGATTACATTCACCTCCAATTGATTAACCTGACACACTTAATGTTTGTATCATACATGGACTGGACATGTAGATGTGGAATGCATAACAGTCCTTGGAAAGCATGCTGCGGTATTCAGCTATGTGCAAATTTCTTGTAGGGAGTTATGCATATTttgaaggaacagaaaatgttGAAGCTGAGATCTGTTAAGATGCCTGTCTAAGAGAACAGTGTTGCCCTTGAGGTGCTTGGGTTTGATAGCGACATCTGTACTCAAGCAGAATGCTTGCTTACTGTGAGGCATTTTGTTCGAATAAGGAGAGAAAATTGGTCCCCTAAGTAATACAGAATCCAAGTAGTGCTTGTTTCAGTGAAAGGACccaggaaaaagaacaaaggatATTTGTTGAGACAGAATAACAGATGCAATTATCTATTTTTTACATAGTTGTCATGTCAGATTTATAATTTTACATACATTCCCTTTTGAAAAGAAGTTGCAATGATTAGCCACACTATTTTCTTACAGTGCTCAGAATGAAACTGCCAGTTTCAGGACAGATTTCCTTGTCACAACTGCCTTTAAAAGAAACACATCACCAACTATTGTACAAACGCATACTACCataacattttatatttatatatgcgtAAGGTGCAATCCAATTTCTTTTCACAACATACTCGTCATAGCTTTACAACTTTTGGTAATTATAGgatgctttgttttgttctgtttagtCCAGAAGATCTCTCTTACAgagaaatgataataaaaaaggGGTTCAAGATCTCAAGAGAGGATTGAGAACTGTGCATTTCttataaaattcaaaattttcaaCAAATAAGTGTTTGTATATTGCCTGGCCAAActagtaaaaaataaattgctttgctTGTTTCGTGATTTCCCCAGATTTTCTGTGTCTCTAGTGAAGAGTTGGAAGTGTCAGTTTTTCTGGGGAATGGCACCAGTTGGGACCCAGCTGATTGTACACACCCTGTACCTTCTCAGGTGGCTTTGCTTTATTGAACTGATGTTTGAGAAGTCCAGACGCTAATGCTCCTAATGATCAGCCATTCTTTTTGACTTTTGGTAACAAGTATTCTCATGCAGTTAATATCAAACAGaactttgtgctctaaatctgtTATTTCGAAATTCCCATTTTTGAATTCCCCTAGTCTCAAGTAAGTGGTACATTGTCTCCCTTTTTTACTTCCTACAATCTTTTCTCCTACTTCCAGGGCCCCATGCTGCAAAATGTCATTTTGCCGGTCTTCAGTTCCAGTGACAACTTTAATTTTAGTGATTTTAATGGGCTTTTCAAATACAATCCCATAGAAATCTCCAGTAGAAGGAGCTTTACCCCAGAAGTACTCATCAATGCTGCTGTAAGCCTTGCTTGCCTCATAGTTTTCAAATACATTCATGTTGGTGTGCAAGTTTGCAGGTGGGTTGTCAGGGATATCAAATGATTCCTCTTCAAAATCATCATCCTTTAGCTTGTTTTCAGCTCCTTTGTAAGATGAGTAGTATCCCATGTGCTGGAACAGAGATGGCTTAAAACGTATCACTTCCTTTTGAGCTAACAGCCCACGGAAGTGGATGAGCAGCCAATCACAAGGCATTTCTTGGTAGAACATCAGCAAAAAATGGGCCAGGCGTGGGAGGTCATGGGAATGGTAAAGCTTTCCAATGTATCCCAGTTTGGAGAATTCCAAAGTCACCCAGTAGGATCCTTCTCGTGAGGTAATTACTTTCTTAACAGCAGTCAAAAAATTCTTTGAGCAGCGAACATCATCTTCTAGCATCACATAATAGTCAGAAAGATTAGCACAAAAGTTAAGCAGGAAAGCATAATCTACATTTTGTTTGGATCGAAACTTCACACGGTCCTCTGGGTCATT
Above is a window of Larus michahellis chromosome 1, bLarMic1.1, whole genome shotgun sequence DNA encoding:
- the MGAT4C gene encoding alpha-1,3-mannosyl-glycoprotein 4-beta-N-acetylglucosaminyltransferase C isoform X1 — its product is MRHNLKYFDKMRCLRKRSAVSFLGVLVICLLFMNLYIEDGYVLEGDKQLIRETATHQLNPERYVHTFKDLSNFSGSINISYRYLAGTPLPRKRYLTIGLSSVKRKKGNYLLETIKSIFEQSSYEELKEIAVVVQLADFDSAWCEGMVQDISQKFAHHIIAGRLIVIHVPEEYYPVLDGLKRNYNDPEDRVKFRSKQNVDYAFLLNFCANLSDYYVMLEDDVRCSKNFLTAVKKVITSREGSYWVTLEFSKLGYIGKLYHSHDLPRLAHFLLMFYQEMPCDWLLIHFRGLLAQKEVIRFKPSLFQHMGYYSSYKGAENKLKDDDFEEESFDIPDNPPANLHTNMNVFENYEASKAYSSIDEYFWGKAPSTGDFYGIVFEKPIKITKIKVVTGTEDRQNDILQHGALEVGEKIVGSKKGRQCTTYLRLGEFKNGNFEITDLEHKVLFDINCMRILVTKSQKEWLIIRSISVWTSQTSVQ
- the MGAT4C gene encoding alpha-1,3-mannosyl-glycoprotein 4-beta-N-acetylglucosaminyltransferase C isoform X2, with translation MVQDISQKFAHHIIAGRLIVIHVPEEYYPVLDGLKRNYNDPEDRVKFRSKQNVDYAFLLNFCANLSDYYVMLEDDVRCSKNFLTAVKKVITSREGSYWVTLEFSKLGYIGKLYHSHDLPRLAHFLLMFYQEMPCDWLLIHFRGLLAQKEVIRFKPSLFQHMGYYSSYKGAENKLKDDDFEEESFDIPDNPPANLHTNMNVFENYEASKAYSSIDEYFWGKAPSTGDFYGIVFEKPIKITKIKVVTGTEDRQNDILQHGALEVGEKIVGSKKGRQCTTYLRLGEFKNGNFEITDLEHKVLFDINCMRILVTKSQKEWLIIRSISVWTSQTSVQ